From a single Theropithecus gelada isolate Dixy chromosome 8, Tgel_1.0, whole genome shotgun sequence genomic region:
- the KCNV1 gene encoding potassium voltage-gated channel subfamily V member 1 — translation MPSSGRALLDSPLDSGSLTSLDSSVFCSEGEGEPLALGDCFTVNVGGSRFVLSQQALSCFPHTRLGKLAVVVASYRRPGALAAVPSPLELCDDANPVDNEYFFDRSSQAFRYVLHYYRTGRLHVMEQLCALSFLQEIQYWGIDELSIDSCCRDRYFRRKELSETLDFKKDTEDQESQHESEQDFSQGPCPTVRQKLWNILEKPGSSTAARIFGVISIIFVVVSIINMALMSAELSWLDLQLLEILEYVCISWFTGEFVLRFLCVRDRCRFLRKVPNIIDLLAILPFYITLLVESLSGSQTTQELENVGRIVQVLRLLRALRMLKLGRHSTGLRSLGMTITQCYEEVGLLLLFLSVGISIFSTVEYFAEQSIPDTTFTSVPCAWWWATTSMTTVGYGDIRPDTTTGKIVAFMCILSGILVLALPIAIINDRFSACYFTLKLKEAAVRQREALKKLTKNIATDSYISVNLRDVYARSIMEMLRLKGRERASTRSSGGDDFWF, via the exons ATGCCTTCCAGCGGCAGAGCGCTGCTGGACTCGCCGCTGGACAGCGGCTCCCTGACCTCCCTGGACTCTAGTGTCTTCTGCAGCGAGGGTGAAGGGGAGCCCTTGGCGCTCGGGGACTGCTTCACGGTCAATGTGGGCGGCAGCCGCTTCGTGCTCTCGCAGCAGGCGCTGTCCTGCTTCCCGCACACGCGCCTTGGcaagctggccgtggtggtggcTTCCTACCGCCGCCCTGGGGCCCTGgccgccgtgcccagccctctGGAGCTTTGCGACGATGCCAACCCCGTGGACAACGAGTACTTCTTCGACCGCAGCTCGCAGGCGTTCCGCTATGTCCTGCACTACTACCGCACCGGCCGCCTGCATGTCATGGAGCAGCTGTGCGCGCTCTCCTTCCTGCAGGAGATCCAGTACTGGGGCATCGATGAGCTCAGCATCGATTCCTGCTGCAGGGACAG ATACTTCAGAAGAAAAGAGCTGAGTGAAACTTTAGACTTCAAGAAGGACACAGAAGACCAGGAAAGTCAACATGAGAGTGAACAGGACTTCTCCCAAGGACCTTGTCCCACTGTTCGCCAGAAGCTCTGGAATATCCTGGAGAAACCTGGATCTTCCACAGCTGCCCGTATCTTTGGGGTCATCTCTATTATCTTCGTGGTGGTGTCCATCATTAACATGGCCCTGATGTCAGCTGAGTTAAGCTGGCTGGACCTGCAGCTGCTGGAAATCCTGGAGTATGTGTGCATTAGCTGGTTCACCGGGGAATTTGTCCTCCGCTTCCTGTGTGTGCGGGACAGGTGTCGCTTCCTAAGAAAGGTGCCGAACATCATAGACCTCCTTGCCATCTTGCCCTTCTACATCACTCTTCTGGTAGAGAGCCTAAGTGGGAGCCAGACCACGCAGGAGCTGGAGAACGTTGGGCGCATTGTCCAGGTTTTGAGGCTGCTCAGAGCTCTGCGCATGCTAAAGCTGGGCAGACATTCCACAG GATTACGCTCCCTTGGGATGACAATCACCCAGTGTTATGAAGAGGTTGGCCTACTGCTCCTATTTCTATCCGTGGGAATCTCTATATTTTCAACTGTAGAATATTTTGCTGAGCAAAGCATTCCTGACACAACCTTCACAAGTGTCCCttgtgcatggtggtgggccacCACCTCTATGACTACCGTGGGATATGGGGACATTAGACCAGACACCACCACAGGCAAAATCGTGGCCTTCATGTGTATATTATCAGGAATTCTTGTCTTGGCCTTGCCTATTGCTATTATTAATGATCGCTTCTCTGCTTGCTACTTCACCTTGAAACTCAAGGAAGCAGCTGTTAGACAGCGTGAAGCCCTAAAGAAGCTTACCAAGAATATAGCCACTGACTCATACATCAGTGTTAACTTGAGAGATGTCTATGCCCGGAGTATCATGGAGATGCTTCGactgaaaggcagagaaagagcaaGTACCAGGAGCAGCGGGGGAGATGATTTCTggttttga